AATACACGCCCACGGCCACCATGTCCACGTCCGCCGGCGTCGAGACCTTGGCCGACAACAACGCGCGCGGATTCACATGGGCAATCCAGTCGAGATGCTTCTTGTGATCTTCGATCGAATAGACGCTATGGAATGGGAACGGCGAAAAGAGCGAAGTGCCGACCACCGCTTCGCGCATGGCGGCCACTTCCGGTGTATTTTTATCGCCGAGCAGATGGCCGCCCAAGCCTGGTTTCGCGCCTTGGGCATATTTGAACTCGACAATCCGCGCGCGCTTGATGGTTTCTTCGCGGACGCCGAACAGGCCCGTGGCCACTTGCGTAATGACATGATCCGCGTAGGGTATGAAACGCTCCGGATAGCCACCCTCGCCGGTGCATGTAAACGAATTCCATGCCTTGGCGACACGCGCCTTGCCGAGCAGCGCGCGGATATTCGTCGAGCCGAACGACATACCGCCGCCATACCAGGGCACATCTATCTTGATCTTGGGACGCGAGTCGTTCCGCCGGTTGAGCAGCAACTCGGTCGAGATGTCCTCGCGCCGAATCCCTGTTTTTTCGGGATACCGAAACCGCAGTTTGTCGAATCCGCCGCCCGAAGCGCCCGTCTCGCATTCGAGATGGGCGGGGGGGCGTTGCCCGGTCTCGGCCATGGCCCATGTGCTTGCCAGCAAGTCAGGCGTCCAGCGGTAATCGCCCAGCGTGGCAAACGCCGGGTTGTCGGACAACGACAATGATCCGACCGGACACGCGGCAATGCAATAATGCCCGGTTTGCTCGCATTCAAAACCGATGCAACGATAGTCGAGGGGTCGAATCGGCGCGCGATAGCCTTCGGGGCGTTTGTGAACGCCATAGGGACACAATTCGACGCATTTTCCGCAGGCCGTGCAGCGCGAGTCGCGATAGACGCGGAATTTGCCGAGTTCGTTGCGATACCTCGGCGACGCCACGCGCACTTCGCGGCGAACCTCGTTGGAAAAATCGGTTGATGCCATCGCGCTCATAGCCGGCTATGCTCCCGCTTTCCGTTTGCCGAACAGGCGGCCGAAATGCGTCGCCTCGAGATCCTCGAAAAACATTGCGCGCCCTGTTTCACCGCGCAGACGGCGCATTTCGCGAATGCCCATCGCGCCCAGCAGTTCAAGCAACTGGTTTCGCCACGCGCCCATAAGGTTCACAATCCGCTGAACCCCGTAGTCCTCCCCGGCGTCCTCGACGCGAACGGGACACCTCTCGCCGCGCGCGCATTCGCCGCACAACCGGCATTCGAGCGCGATCATGAGCGGCAGGTCGATCGCGACGAGATCCGCCCCGCAAATGATGGCCTTCGCGACATGCTCGGCCTGCGCAATTCCGCCCGATGCGATAATCGTGACGAGATCGCGCATTCCTTCCTTCACCAAGACCCGATGCACCTCGCGCAATACGTCGCGCATGTGGCGGGAATTCGACGGCGTGTGTTCACGTCCATGCGCGTCGAACACAAGATGCACAATCTCCGCTCCATCCCGCGTCAATTGGCAGATTCGGTTCGCGGAGTCCGGCGTGGCCTCCAGCCGGATGGCGACCAGGCGATTGGGCGACTGGGTCTTGATGCGTTGTTGGACGGCAAGGACATTTTCGTCGCAAGAGATCATTATCATTGGCGCGGACGGATGAATGGGGGACTCCGCGCCGTCGTATAACGGAATGCCGTGCCCCTCGTCGAACGAAACTCCCTCCGGTGTTTCGCGTCCATCAGCCACAAACAACGTGCCAAGGGTTGCCGCGGCCATTGCTATCGTCCGTATCACCGATCCGCGCCGGAATTGCACCGGCACGATGTCGAAGATCACCGGAAACGGAATTTCCATTAGCGCGGGCGGCGTATCCATCATCCGGCCATCGCGAAAAGATAAAAACGGAGGCTTGCGTCCGATGTCCACGCTCGTGCAGATGTATTCGCGTCCGTGGATGCCGTCGCGCGTCGGACGGACGATTTCCGACATGTCCGTCCACATCGAATCGAAATCGGGACCACAGAACGGGCCGCCGTACCCTGAACCGGACACGGGAATGGATCCCGTCTCGGCCTGATACCAGTTGGACATGATGATTTCAGGCGTATAATAGTCGTCGCCAAGACGCCGGTATTCGGGATTGACGACGCGGGTAAGGATCCCTTTTGTGCAATTCTGCACGCAGGTCAGGCAACCTTTGCATTGGTATACATAATCGAGGTAACCGATCTCGTCGCGTAACGTGTCGGCCTCTTCGCGATAGAACCCGTACACACAGTCGCGCTTGACGCAGTTGTGGCAATTCGAACAATCCTCGCGCCAATCCACTATGCCCAGTTTACCCACGGGCCGTTCGCGGGGCGGCGCGGAACGGGTGTCAATATGATACTTGGCCGGCACGATCAGCGAACTCCCAATCCGGCACGCTCGATGATTTCAAGGGCGGCGCTCTCATCGTCTTCCGCGCAAATTTGGAATCCGCGCAATCCCTTGAGGCCGGAAAGTTGCCGAATGGTTTCCAATGCGATGCCGATACCCGCTTCGCGCTGCGCCTGGGTATCACCGGCGGACGACAGCGCATCCAACAGTTCGCGGGGAACCAGCGGCGAC
The window above is part of the Candidatus Hydrogenedentota bacterium genome. Proteins encoded here:
- a CDS encoding glutamate synthase-related protein, whose protein sequence is MPAKYHIDTRSAPPRERPVGKLGIVDWREDCSNCHNCVKRDCVYGFYREEADTLRDEIGYLDYVYQCKGCLTCVQNCTKGILTRVVNPEYRRLGDDYYTPEIIMSNWYQAETGSIPVSGSGYGGPFCGPDFDSMWTDMSEIVRPTRDGIHGREYICTSVDIGRKPPFLSFRDGRMMDTPPALMEIPFPVIFDIVPVQFRRGSVIRTIAMAAATLGTLFVADGRETPEGVSFDEGHGIPLYDGAESPIHPSAPMIMISCDENVLAVQQRIKTQSPNRLVAIRLEATPDSANRICQLTRDGAEIVHLVFDAHGREHTPSNSRHMRDVLREVHRVLVKEGMRDLVTIIASGGIAQAEHVAKAIICGADLVAIDLPLMIALECRLCGECARGERCPVRVEDAGEDYGVQRIVNLMGAWRNQLLELLGAMGIREMRRLRGETGRAMFFEDLEATHFGRLFGKRKAGA
- a CDS encoding glutamate synthase-related protein translates to MSAMASTDFSNEVRREVRVASPRYRNELGKFRVYRDSRCTACGKCVELCPYGVHKRPEGYRAPIRPLDYRCIGFECEQTGHYCIAACPVGSLSLSDNPAFATLGDYRWTPDLLASTWAMAETGQRPPAHLECETGASGGGFDKLRFRYPEKTGIRREDISTELLLNRRNDSRPKIKIDVPWYGGGMSFGSTNIRALLGKARVAKAWNSFTCTGEGGYPERFIPYADHVITQVATGLFGVREETIKRARIVEFKYAQGAKPGLGGHLLGDKNTPEVAAMREAVVGTSLFSPFPFHSVYSIEDHKKHLDWIAHVNPRALLSAKVSTPADVDMVAVGVYCAGAHIVHIDGSYGGTGAAPNIAKKNIALPIEYAINQCHQFLTAEGVRDEITLIASGGIRTPADVAKAIALGADGCVIGTAELVALECIRCGCCESGRGCPRGICTTDSGLLELISIEWATQRLVNMYTAWREMLIDILYRLGLDSVAALRGRTDLLMHLDYENGTEA